Below is a window of Nitrospira sp. DNA.
GCTTGAGTCGAAGCATATGGAGTCTCCTTATTAGATTAGGTATACTTGTAACCTGCAACACGCTGAGCAGTTCCCCGGAATCAGGTTCAGCGCTATTTCGTTCAGTAATCAATGAAAGCAGTAAGAGTAGCAGTAACCATGCCACATTGACCATTCGCTAAGTAGTTAAAAAATTGGGGAAAATGGTTCGCAAATATTGATTAGGCTGTAAGCACTGTAGGTGGGAGGAGACGCTGACCGTTCTGCTTGTCGAGACGCCTGACACGGTGATGACCACATCGAAGATCAGTCGACAGAGGAATACGACGAAGAGCCGATCTGTATAACGGCTGAATGCATTGGCCAGTTTAACCAGTTATTGCCGGCGTGCTTCTAACGCCGGTGCGCGTGATCAGCGCTAGGCTAGATGGGGGCCAACTTGGTCCTGAGCGTGCCCCTATTTCAAGCCGAAATGGATCACCCTGCAATCTGACTGATGTGCTGATGTGGTTGTGTTGGCCTATGGAAGATGTGATTTATTCTCCAGTCGGGATGTGCTAGTAGGAGCGCAGCACCGATAAGGAGGGGCAAATCCCATGCAGCAGACGTTTGCAGATGTGTCGTTTGCACAGTGTCGCAACCCTACCCGGCCGGAACGGTTTCTCGACGACATGAACTGCGTCGTGCCGTGGGCGAACATGCTGGCCACGATCGAGCCGGTCTATGCCAAGGGCGACAGGGACTGCAGAACGCAAGGCGGCGCTCGCCTTGCTAGACAGCCTGCCCACCCACGACGGATCACGCTGGCTGGCGAGCAGAGCGATGATACCCATCAATTCGTCCAGAATCTACGGGCCTTGCAGGTCACCCCCTAGGTGGTCCAGCTTACGACACACCGAGCCAATGAGATTGATCGCCGGCACCCCGGCTATGCTATGAGTCAACAGAAGCGCAAACGGGTCGAAGAGGTCTTTGGCTGGTTGAAGACGGTGGGATTGCTGCGCAAGGTCAAACTTCGGAGTGTGCAACGAGTCAGGTGGCCGTTCACCATCGTCGCGGCCGTGTACAACCTGGTGGGGATGAGCATCGACAGCTCGTGCGATTGGACTTGGGGTGCGTCCGTCTCATTCACCTTGAATTTTTCCGCAGCTTGCTAGTGCGCCAAGTCGATGATTGGATGTTGTTTCGATGCTGTTCAATAGCTGGACATTCTGGATCTTCTTTTCGCTGGTGCTGCCAACCTATTGGCTGCTACCTTTTCGCGCGCAGACGTGGTTCCTCCTCGCGGCAAGTTATCTCTTCTATGGCTGGTGGGATTGGCGGTTTCTGCCGCTGATCGCTTTCTCGACGGTGATGGATTTCTGCCTCGGTAACTTGGTGGCAGCCGCGCCTGAGGGCGCGCCTCGACAGCGCTACGTGCGGATCTCGGTAGTGGTGAATTTGTTGCTGCTCGGAATCTTCAAGTACTACAACTTCTTTGCACATGAAGTTACTGACGCGTTGAATGGACTCGGTCTGTCCGTGTCCTTGCCGTTTGTGGAGTTGGTTCTGCCAGTTGGGATCTCCTTCTATACGTTCCAAAGCATGAGCTATGTGTTCGATATCGCCCGTGGCGTGACGAAACCCGCGGCCAACTTCCGAAACTTCGCACTCTACGTCTCCTTCTTCCCACATTTGGTGGCAGGACCCATCATGCGTTCGGGAGCCAAAGGGCAGGACGAGTTAGGCCGCGGCCTACTCAAACAACTTGAGGTTCCGCGCGCGTGGCTCGAGGGGAATTTTGTCGCTGGGCTCTACTTCATCCTGATTGGCCTGTTCAAGAAGGTAGTGATTGGTGATAACATGGCATCGCTCGTGGACATGATCTTTAAGAAAGACACGTCCATGCTCACGGGTCCCGAATGTCTGGCCGCTATCTACGCCTTCGCATGGCAGATCTACGCAGATTTTTCCGGCTATAGTTCGATCGCACAAGGTATCGCCAAGTGGATGGGTGTCGACCTGATCACCAACTTTAAGACCCCGTACCTCGCCCTCTCGCCAGGCGATTTCTGGCGCCGCTGGCACATCAGTCTTTCGACGTGGCTCCGCGACTATCTTTATATACCGCTTGGCGGAAATCGCAAGGGGGAGGCAACCACATATCGCAACCTGATGATCACAATGGTACTCGGCGGCCTATGGCATGGTGCCAACTGGACATTCCTGTTTTGGGGCCTTTTCCACGGTGCGCTATTGTGCATTTACCGGCTGTTCAGCTGGGAACAGTCCATCCCTGCGACGCTTGCCGGGCGTACCTGGCGAGTGGTATTGATGTTCCACTTTATTTGCTTCGGATGGCTACTGTTTCGCGCCGAGGACCTATCGCAGGTGGCCGCATTCACACACTTGATCCTTACCGATTTCCGGATGACCCCGGGAGCGATGTCGATGCTCGCACTAGTCGCCTTTTACACGCTTCCGCTGTTCCTGTTCGAGATATGGGTCGATTCGCGAAAGGACCTGGCTGTATTCATACAGTGGCCCTGGACCATGTGTGCCGCCGTTTGTAGCTACTTCCTCCTGATGCTGGTCTTCTTTCCCGCACCCACTGCACATGAGTTTATATACTTCCAGTTCTGAGCTAAAGGTGACTGCCGCAATCGTACTGGTACTCAGCGCGGTGGAACTCGGCATGCGCGCGATTGATGACAAGTTATCGTTGGATCTGAAGCACATCAATGCCATTCCGTCAAGTGTTGCGGAGCTCGACAGGCAGCCTGCGCCGCACATTGTCTTCTTGGGGAATTCGCTCACGCGTGTGAGTATCTTGCTCAAGGTCATTACGGAGGTGTGGCCTGCGGCGCCGAGCATGGCGCGTATTCATCCCGATGATACAACGCTGCTAGACTGGCACTATATCTACCAGCGCTATCTCGGCCAGGCGCAGTCGCACCCTAATCTGATCGTGGTGAGCTTTGTGGGGTCACAGTTGGATGACAACCAGGCACTACATCTCGACCGGCTCGGTGCGCACTTCGCCGGTTTCCAGTTTGCACGTGAGGCGTTTAAGCACGATGTGCGCGAAACGGGTGATCGTGTGGAGTTTATGCTTGCGAGCGTATTCCACGCGATGGCGAACCGCGAACGGGTCCAGGATCGTGTGTTGGCCTCAATTCCGGGATACAAGGAACTTGCCAAGGCCATCAATCGCAGCGTGCGAGCCAAAGCAGACAAACCGGCACCCCAGTCTGGGGCTCGCTCTTATACGAGGCTGCTCCGCTTTCTCGCGGCGGCTAGCGCGTGTGGCGACAAAGTGCTGTTTGTGGCAATTCCGCTCCCGAGCTCTTACAAGATCGCAGACGAACTTCGCGCCGCCATTCGAGACGGTGGTGCGAATCTCATCGACATGCAGGGTGTGGAACCACTCACGGGTTCAGACTTTCCAGACGGCTATCATATGTCTGAGGAAGCAGCTCCGCGGTTCACTCGCTCACTCGGCCGCGTGATGACGGAAAACAAGTTCGTCCAGGCGGCTCTGCGCGTGGGCATCGAACACTAGAAGTCATTTCAAAACTTGCGGGACGGAAGCTCTTTCGAAAAATCGACAGTGTATGCATTCTAGCGTGTCATTCCAAATTATTGGAAATTATGGAAAAGTTTCCCTAGAAGGCATTACCATACTTGGGTTTACTGGTCGCATTCGTTGCGCTTGTGTATGCCGGCAGTATTGCCTTTGGTAATAGGGCCTTTCGTAACCATATGGTAGGCTGGGGGCTACTTCGGAATTTCAACGAAGAAAGGGATTGACGTTTGATAATGACTCATAATACTCCCAATCAAAGTCCTTTCCGTGTGGGGTACCTGATCGATAACCTTAATGCAGGGGGATCGGAACGGCAATTGTCTGAGCTTGCGGCCGGAATGGTAGATCGTGGTCATGTCGTGGAAATCTTTTGTTACAATGCCATGGGAGAGGGGGTTTTTGATCAGTATGTACAAGAACGAGGAGTGAAACTCCACCGAATGAAAGGGACGAGTAGACGTCAAAAATTGTGTGGGATAAAACGTTGGACCGAAACCTTTCGGCCACAAATTGTGCATGGCTTTATGAAACGTGCGTCAAGTCTGGCAGTAATGTCTAATTTACCATGGCGACGTTTTGGAGTGGTAGCGAGTGATTTCTCCACCGCCACCTATGCGCCACATAAACCCTCACTATGGGGGGCTTTGGTCTTGTTTCACCTTGCGGACCGCGTTGTAACCCAGACGGTAATGAACAGAAACAGCCTTTGCCGACTTGCTCCAATGCTTCGAGGCAAACTACGAATTATACGCAATGGTGTTGATGATACCCGTTTTTGTCCAATTTCCAAATTAGTTGGAAAAGTCTTCCGCTTTGTTTGCGTGGGGACGGTATCGGAAGTGAAAAATCCAGTTCGTCTGGTGCAGGCATTGCGGATTCTTCGTCAGCAAACTACGCACCCCTTTATTTTGGAATGGGTGGGACGTTATCAAAATACCTCCAAAGGTGAAGCGACCCAAGCCTATATGAAAGCTCGCCAATTGGTTGACGAGTACGGTTTGCAGGATGTGATCTCTTTTAAAGGTCTTTCGGAGTCCGTTGTTAATGAGTATCAGAGAGCCGATGCTCTTGTTCATGTCTCTGTGCAGGATGGAATTCCAAATGCTGTGGTCGAAGGAATGGCCTGTGGTTTGCCGATCGTGGTGAGTCGAGTCTCAGATCTCCCGCTAATTGTTGAGGCGGGTGAAAATGGAATTACCTGTAATGCTTTTGATCCAATGGACATAGCCCGTGCTTTGAAAACTATGTTGGAGATGCAGTCGTCAGATCGCACGGCCATGGGTTGCCGCTCTCGAAAACTGGCGAGTGAGTGGTTTGGTCTTCAACGTTTCGTCACGGATTATGAGGGTCAATATTCAGATATTATCAAGGTTTGCAAAGAGAGAAGGAGGGTATTTTCTCGGTGAAGAGTCAGTGGATCACGTTAGCTAGATATTGGATTCCCAAGCATATTAGATATTGGGTGCAACGATATGTTTGTCTCACTCCGCTCAAATTGCGGTGGAGCGAAGAAATATCTCCTCATTCTGGAATCCTTTCGAGTGACAATAATTCAAGTGGTGTCCCCTTCCGAATTGGAATCATCAAGAATCCTATGCAAGCACACGGATGTTATGTAGCCGCATGCTTGGAAATGGGAGTGCCGTTTAGGGTTATCGATCTTATGAAATCTGACTGGCTTAACCAAATACGGGAATCCTCCTGCGAGGTGATACTCGTTTGGGGGGATGCCTATTTAAGTATTTGGAACTCAATGATCAAGGATCGGATCGAAATTCTCGATCGCGAAATAGGAATTACGGTCTTTCCCACCACGCGTGAAATGTGGTTCTACGAGGATAAGCGCCGGTTGGCCTATTGGCTGGCAAGCAATAGAATTCCCCATCCGCGAACCTGGGTGTTCTATGATCTGGATGAGTGTCAGCAATTTGTTACTTCGTGTGACCTGCCTATAATTTTCAAAGCGAGTTTTGGAGCGGTGGCTTCCGGAGTAAAGTTATTCCATGATCGGGACAAGCTTCGGCGATTTGTAGGTAAGGTTTTTCAAGAAGGTTTTCAGCCCAATGGTCTCGATCGCCGAGACCGGCAATGGGGGACGGTGCTCCTTCAGGAATACATTTCCGTGCACAAAGAATGGAGATTGGTTAGGATTGGAGACTCATTTTTTGGTCACACAAAAGGTTGTGTTGACGGTTTCCACAGTGGTTCCGGATTAGTGGGGTGGGATGTTCCTGAAGAACGGCATCTTAATTTTCTTCTGGAGGTTACCGAAAAGGGACGGTTTCGAAGCATGGACGTTGATGTGTTTGAAACCACAGATGGTCGGCTGCTCGTAAATGAACTACAAGCGGTCTTTGGGGCGAGTCATTCGGTGGATCAGATGCGAAAAGACGGGATACCGGGAAGGTTTGTGCAAAAGGGAGGGAACTCCGAGTGGATTTTTGAGCCAGGAGATTTTGCACGAAATGCCTGTGCGAACGAGAGAATTCGTTACCTAATCGCATGTCGATCTGGGGCTCAGTCATTTGGAGGGCTGATGTGAGTTTGAAAGAGTTGACTCGGATGGGATTGAGTCAGGTCATCGTGGGCGCGGGAATGGCTAGAGTAAGTCGAAAGTTCTGCCCGAAAAATGGTGCAACAATCCTCTGTGGGCACCGGGTGACAGACGATGATGAAGGATGTCTTCCGGGGTTAAGGCCTTCTTGGCTAGCCGAGCAGCTCGACTATCTGAGTCGGCACTATCACTTCCTTCCCCTGAGTAAACTGCTTGATTGTTACGAACAACGCCAATCGATTCCACCTAATTCGGTCGTCATTACTTTTGATGATGGATTCCGCGATAATTTCACGAACGCATACCCCATACTTCAGCAGTATCATGTTCCGGCTACCGTCTTTCTGGCCACCGGTTGTGTGTCGAGTGGTGATTTACCTTGGCCCCAAAAGGTTGGTTACCTGTTTCAAAAGACAAAAGTTGACAGCTTGTGTCACATAACGACCAAGGAAATACCTGTGCCACTGAAATCACCAAGTGACCGAAATGCCGCAAGAACCACTGTCAGGAAAGTTCTTGGGCATATGCCTCGCGCTGAGCGAGAGCGGAGCATTGCGGAAGTGTCTGGGTTACTTCAGATAGAAATCCCGCGAGATCGAATGTTGACCTGGGATCAGGTCAAGACCATGCAGAAAGGAGGAATCGAATTCGGAGCGCATTCGTTTTCACATCCTTGGATGGCGCTGCTATCTCCAGAAGAAGCTCGATGGGAGATGGAAGCCTCTCTTCACGACATTCAACATCGTTGTGGAATTACACGCCCACCATTTGTTTTTCCAGCTGGTTCATTTACCCCTGACCTTGTGAAGCTGGCAATCTCTGTGGGGTTTCGGTGTGTGTTCCAATCTCATTATAGTTTGCGCGTCAATCAAATCGGAGTGAACGATCAGTTCTCATTATCCAGGATTGGACTCCCCAATGCACCGGGAGTCATATTGGAGGCGGAATTGGATGGCCCCTTCCATGCTCTGCGTGGACTTTATCGCTCCTAGTACTACTGTGTCATAAAACAGTTTATTATGGCGACATCTTCATGAGAGCAATGAGGTGCGCCATGAGCTGGAGCCTGGAGGCGAGATTTGAGCGATATTGCGACCGATTGATCGAGACGCTGAGGCCTGCGGATCGAGAGCAGCCTGCGCGCTGGTATCTGCAAGGATTGCTGCTGCCGGGGGAGCGCAAGAGCATTGAACCGATGGCGGCGCGAGTCCACCCGGAGCGCGTGCGTTCGGCCCACCACTCGATGCATCACCTGGTGGCCAAGGCAAACTGGAGTGATGCGGCGCTGCTGTCGACGGTGCCGCGGACCGTCCTGCCGAAACTGGTTGAGGAGGATGAGCTGGTGTACTGGATCGTCGATGACACGGGGGTTTCCGAAGAAGGGGAACCAGTCGGTCGGCGTGGCCCGCCAATACTGTGGCCAGACGGGCAAGCAGGACAACTGCCGGGTTGCCGTTTCGCTGTCGATCGCGAGCGACCGCGGGAGTCTGTCGGGTGGGATTTCAGTTGTACCTGCCGCAGAAGTGGACCGACGACCGGGCGCGGTGCCGCAAGGTGGGCGTCCCCGAGGAGCTGGGGTTCAAGACCAAGCCGAGTGTGGCGCGGCAGCACATTGAGGCGGCCTTGGCGGCGGGGTATCCGCACGGCGTGGTTCTGGCCGATGCCGCGTATGGGGATGAGACGGCCTGGCGGGAAGCGCTGGCCGGTCGGGGCTGCGGTATGCCGTCGGTGTACGTCCGGGAACGACGGTGTGGTGGGGTGAGTGTCAGCCGCTGGAAGAGACGACGCCCAAGGGCTTGAAGGGTCGCCCGCATAGTCGCCTGCGGCGTGATGCCACGCATCAGCCGATGGCCATTTCGGCGGTGACCGACGCCCTGGCGAGTCGCTGCTGGCGCACGGTCACCTGGCGCCAAGGGACAGAGACGCCGTTGCGTTCGCGCTTTGCGCGAGTCCGAGTCCGAGCGACCCACCGAGACCAGCCGCGAGAAGAGGAATGGTCGATCATCGAATGGCCGTCCGAAGCTGAGGCCCCAACGCATTATTGGTTCAGCAATCTGCCTGTGACGAGCACCTGGCAGGAGATGATTCGGACGGTGATGGGGCGGTGGCGAATCGAACGGGACTATGAGGAACTCAAGCAGGAGTTAGGGCTCGGACACTTCGCGGGGCGGAATTGGCGGGGATTTCATCATCATGCCAGCTTGTGCATTGCCGCCTACGGGTTCTTGATGTTGGAGCGGCTCACCGGCAGTAAAACAAACGCCGCTCGACTCCAGGCGCCTGTCGTTCCCACCAGGTTCCGCCCGCGTGGGGCTCAGTCCGATGCAACGGCACATCCCGATGTCGATAGCGACCGGCCGATTTCGATTGGCACGGGCGATTGCCCGAACACTGTCGCGATGCCCCTGCTGTGGCAGAAACCAGGTCAATCAATGATATTTATGACACAGTAGTACTAGGAGCCTGTCCGACACTGACGAAATTGGCGGTTTAAGGGGGACAAATCACCCTGACTAAGTCGGGATCGTTAATCCCGAGCCAAATGTGTGCGACGAATTTTCCAGGCTCTCAATGTCGGACAGGCTCATAATAGACTGTTAGATAACTCTCATACATATTTTCGAATAAATCGTCTCCATTTCAGCAGCTCCGAAAGGAGGAGGCAAGCTCAAGATCCATGAGCTTATTGTCAGACAACACTTGTCGAAACAATGTAGGGAACCTCACCCTGAGGGAACGGATACTTAAGCTGACGGTCTGGGTGGAACGTTCGGTGCGCCGCCTGATGCTGCGCTTAACTCGCACGGCGCCGTGGAGCACGACCCGGCAACGAGTGGCCGTGGGCGCGGTACCAGGTCAACCACACGTAGGAAGGTATGGAGAAACGTGCCAGAGAGAACCTCAGACAGGGGACGTGTGTTGCGATTCTTCCGCGCAGAACGCGCGATGACCACCGGATCGCTCCCAATAGAGAACATGGGCCCCTGCCGTTGCCATTAGCGACCACGACAGGGGCATGGGTGTCGCTGGCGAATCCAGAATGGCGGCCACTACCCCGCTGACTATCAGTCATGAATCATGCGGGCAAGGATGGTGATCCATGCGCGTTTTGGCGGTGACTAATCTATACCCCACTCAGCGAAACGCGGGGATGGGTACTTTTGTCGAGCAGCAAGTCCTTGGGCTAAGACATAGCGGCCTGAATGTTGACGTGATGCACGTTAATCGCTGTGAGAGAGGTATGCGCTCTTATTTCACCATGGGAGCAGAACTTCGAAGTCGCATCGAGCAGTTTCAGCCCGATGTGGTTCATGCCATGTACGGGGGGGTCCTGGCAGAGCGGGTGACGCGCATTGTAAAAGATAGGCCGACGGTGGTTTCATTCTGTGGATCTGACCTTTTAGGGGAACTTCTATCAGGATCAGTAAGAAGAATTATGAGTGAATATGGGATTTTGGCGTCACATATTGCGGCCAGGCGAGCTGCCGGGATTGTGGTCAAATCTCGGAACCTCGAAGAGGCTCTTCCTGGCACTGTTAGTCGATCCAAGGTTCGAATCATTCCAAACGGTATTAATCTTGAGCGGTTCAGACCGCTTAACCTGGTGGACTGCCGCAACAAGTTAGGATGGGACCCCAGCAAGTTCCATGTTTTATTCCCCACCAACGCTGGCGATCCTTGTAAGCGTCTCAACCTGGCACAAGCGGCAATTGACAAAGCCAACCGATCGGGACTGAATGCAGAGCTGCATCAACTTCGAGGAGTACCTCATGAAGAAGTTCCCATCTGGCTCAACGCCAGCGATGTTGTACTACTAACATCATTACACGAGGGATCACCAAACGTCATCAAGGAAGCTCTGGCATGTGACCTACCAGTCGTTTCTGTAGATGTGGGGGATGTACGTGAAAGAGTTAATGGGATCGAGGGATGTCATATCGCGATGCCAGACCCCGATGACTTAGGAATCAAACTGGGTTTAGTGAGGGCTAGAAGGGGGCGCATAGCGGGCCGTGAAAGAATGCAAGCCCTCTCCATAGGGCAAACTGCTCTATATTTAGGGAGCTTCTACCACGAGGTTGTAGAGTCTCATCGAAGCCAGGGTATTGCGAGTCGCATGCTGATTAATCCTAATATACTCTTAGACTTTTATTTATCCAGATTGGCAAGAAGGAGAAAGTTCGGTGGGCAATTAAAGAGCCATTGAAATACGGTTACTTGCTTATTACTGTGACTCCACTTAACAGATCACCGAGGAAGTCGTCTGCTCTCGTTAAGAGTTGTCTCGGAATAGGCTCAACGTCAACCGGCCAGAAATTCTCCTCTGCCACTGTCTCCTTGACGGGGAGGCTTACACGAGAGGGAAACATTCTGGCACAACAGCCACCCTAACAAGGAGGTTCCCCTGCTCCAGTCGGCTGTGAAGGTGGCCGATGCCGGCCGTCAACCAGATTTAGCGGCAGTACGGCGACGATCGAGAATCTCGTCGGACAGATCCTCGACCGACCGACCGACCTCAAACAGCTGCATCCATAGAAATTGGTTAAGGAGGCACCACAACACCATTGAGGCCCCGCCTTCCTCTCTCTGCAATGACTTCAGGACACGTGCGTCGTGTACTTGCGTAGCCATATCTACGATTGGCTGGAAGAGCGCACCCTGGGGAGCCCAAAAGCGCGCAGGGAAACCAAAGCTCAGCTTCCGACGTGTAACTAGAATCTCAGGGACGCCAAGTTGTCGCAAGGCCGCGCGAACGAGGTACTTCTTCTCTCGCAGTTTCACGTCCCAGGGTATAGTCATCACTGCCGCAAGAACTGAGGGACTCGTATATGGGCACGCAAGGTAGACACCGGACGCCTCTGCAAGTTTCCCCCAAATCGATATCGTGGCGTGTCCCTCTGACAATAGAGCCAGTGCGGTAACTTGATCGAGTAATGGTCGATCACAATAGGCCTCAAGGAGCGAGAGGCGCTCGCCGAGGAGCGCTGTGTCGTCGCAGGAGAGGATCTGTCGCACGATGTCACGATCACCATATCGGCCAAGAAGCCAGAGATAATGGTGAACCGACGACAGTTGACGATCATACCGTCGAGTGAGGAGCGAACTCCACCGACCGTGCCAACCTAGAGCATTCGCAAGTGCCGCCGAAGCTGAGCCAAGATGTGTAATGCGGAGGGACGCAACCGCTGCTCTATGGCGGTAGAGGAACTCGTGGGAAGCGTTCCCAACGACGCAGTCAGCACCCTCGCCGCAGAGGACCGCACCGTGGCCGACGGCGGCGCGATCCTGAAGCAAAATGTGCAAAAGCACGGATTGAAGGTGATGGACCGGTTCCTCGGCAGCATGGATGCTCTCAACCCACCCCGTTAAGTATCGTTCAGGGCTCGTGTTGTGGACCTGATGGACGACACCCAGCTGACGTGCCATAGACAATGCGTACTGAGCCTCGCCATCGTCCGAGTTCGCGAACGAGAAATTTGTTGAAAAGGTGTGTACATCCGGGTGGGTGACTCGAGCAAGTGCGCCAAGTAACGAGGAATCAAGCCCTCCACTTAAGAGAATCCCTGCACTGGGGAAGCACTGTAGCCATTCCTCAACGCGCGCACAAAGGACGTCAGCGATGTTCTCCTTGGGATCGACCCCTCCTCCACCCGGCCAGCGCCAACGCCGCTCTTCGCAGACCCTGCCTGCATCGAGATCAACGACGAGACATTGTCCTCCCGCGAGCTTTCGGACACCACGCAGGATCGATCGCGGGGGGGCAACAAACCGGTACATCAGATACTCCGGCGTGCATGCGGGGTCCCATGCCACTACGTGCCCGATTTCCTTTAGTCCGGACACTGACGTGGAACAGGTAAAAGAGCCAGGTCCCACGGACCAGTAACATGGTCTCCAACTCGCAATGCTATGGACAATCGTCACAACTCGCTTGGAGAGGTCAATTCCGACGAGCAGTAGAATGCGATCGCCGAGAAGCACGTCGAGCGGCATACCGTTCAGAATACCCTCCTGAAGGGGACGAGTGTCGCTCTCCTTGAGTGGGAAACATGATTCCCCGGCGACGATCCAGTCACCTATCTTACACCGGAAACCAAAGAGAGAGCCTGTGCGGATACTGACACGGAGGTCGCCACAGTCGAAATCGCGCATTGACTCATTGTAGCCCTCCGATGCTGATCCAAACGGCACTGGACGCAACCGTACCGACACAAGCAACATCCGTTCACCTCCTCACAACCAGCTTAGAACAACACCTCAGCTAGACTAAGCCCGTCGCTATTGGTCCATCGCAGTCTGATGATGGGAAGATCAGAAGTTCCTTTTCAAGCGTGTCTGCTTGATAGGGCAGATGACAAGGACAGTGGTGCAATCCAGCGCTCTGGTACCTGGCTGAATACTTTATTGGCTGGATCGGTCAATGTCATTAAGAAGATCGATGAGAATCGCGTCCTGAGGCCAGACATGTCCCTCGTACCAGGTCAACCTGCCATCCCAATATCCCGGACAGGAATGAACCAACTGTGGAATGTAGGTGTAGCTTACCTCAAGAATGAAAGGTTGTTGCTCTGCTCCTACCACGAAATCGAAGGCCATGCTTTGTGAGC
It encodes the following:
- a CDS encoding transposase, with protein sequence MSQQKRKRVEEVFGWLKTVGLLRKVKLRSVQRVRWPFTIVAAVYNLVGMSIDSSCDWTWGASVSFTLNFSAAC
- a CDS encoding glycosyltransferase; translated protein: MRVLAVTNLYPTQRNAGMGTFVEQQVLGLRHSGLNVDVMHVNRCERGMRSYFTMGAELRSRIEQFQPDVVHAMYGGVLAERVTRIVKDRPTVVSFCGSDLLGELLSGSVRRIMSEYGILASHIAARRAAGIVVKSRNLEEALPGTVSRSKVRIIPNGINLERFRPLNLVDCRNKLGWDPSKFHVLFPTNAGDPCKRLNLAQAAIDKANRSGLNAELHQLRGVPHEEVPIWLNASDVVLLTSLHEGSPNVIKEALACDLPVVSVDVGDVRERVNGIEGCHIAMPDPDDLGIKLGLVRARRGRIAGRERMQALSIGQTALYLGSFYHEVVESHRSQGIASRMLINPNILLDFYLSRLARRRKFGGQLKSH
- a CDS encoding asparagine synthase C-terminal domain-containing protein, which codes for MLLVSVRLRPVPFGSASEGYNESMRDFDCGDLRVSIRTGSLFGFRCKIGDWIVAGESCFPLKESDTRPLQEGILNGMPLDVLLGDRILLLVGIDLSKRVVTIVHSIASWRPCYWSVGPGSFTCSTSVSGLKEIGHVVAWDPACTPEYLMYRFVAPPRSILRGVRKLAGGQCLVVDLDAGRVCEERRWRWPGGGGVDPKENIADVLCARVEEWLQCFPSAGILLSGGLDSSLLGALARVTHPDVHTFSTNFSFANSDDGEAQYALSMARQLGVVHQVHNTSPERYLTGWVESIHAAEEPVHHLQSVLLHILLQDRAAVGHGAVLCGEGADCVVGNASHEFLYRHRAAVASLRITHLGSASAALANALGWHGRWSSLLTRRYDRQLSSVHHYLWLLGRYGDRDIVRQILSCDDTALLGERLSLLEAYCDRPLLDQVTALALLSEGHATISIWGKLAEASGVYLACPYTSPSVLAAVMTIPWDVKLREKKYLVRAALRQLGVPEILVTRRKLSFGFPARFWAPQGALFQPIVDMATQVHDARVLKSLQREEGGASMVLWCLLNQFLWMQLFEVGRSVEDLSDEILDRRRTAAKSG
- a CDS encoding polysaccharide deacetylase family protein yields the protein MSLKELTRMGLSQVIVGAGMARVSRKFCPKNGATILCGHRVTDDDEGCLPGLRPSWLAEQLDYLSRHYHFLPLSKLLDCYEQRQSIPPNSVVITFDDGFRDNFTNAYPILQQYHVPATVFLATGCVSSGDLPWPQKVGYLFQKTKVDSLCHITTKEIPVPLKSPSDRNAARTTVRKVLGHMPRAERERSIAEVSGLLQIEIPRDRMLTWDQVKTMQKGGIEFGAHSFSHPWMALLSPEEARWEMEASLHDIQHRCGITRPPFVFPAGSFTPDLVKLAISVGFRCVFQSHYSLRVNQIGVNDQFSLSRIGLPNAPGVILEAELDGPFHALRGLYRS
- a CDS encoding glycosyltransferase, whose product is MGYLIDNLNAGGSERQLSELAAGMVDRGHVVEIFCYNAMGEGVFDQYVQERGVKLHRMKGTSRRQKLCGIKRWTETFRPQIVHGFMKRASSLAVMSNLPWRRFGVVASDFSTATYAPHKPSLWGALVLFHLADRVVTQTVMNRNSLCRLAPMLRGKLRIIRNGVDDTRFCPISKLVGKVFRFVCVGTVSEVKNPVRLVQALRILRQQTTHPFILEWVGRYQNTSKGEATQAYMKARQLVDEYGLQDVISFKGLSESVVNEYQRADALVHVSVQDGIPNAVVEGMACGLPIVVSRVSDLPLIVEAGENGITCNAFDPMDIARALKTMLEMQSSDRTAMGCRSRKLASEWFGLQRFVTDYEGQYSDIIKVCKERRRVFSR